The following are encoded together in the Larimichthys crocea isolate SSNF unplaced genomic scaffold, L_crocea_2.0 scaffold638, whole genome shotgun sequence genome:
- the LOC113745319 gene encoding mucin-2-like — MAATTVMASGTSVTTHTPPLTSQNSSTTVDATSPANNSHTDKTTNKTTDPQTNALPPNTTSTTVNPTTKATPPSTPQCEYQ; from the exons ATGGCAGCAACCACTGTCATGGCTTCAGGCACCTCAGTAACGACCCACACTCCTCCACTCACCTCACAAAACAGTTCAACAACAGTGGATG CCACTTCTCCTGCAaacaactcacacacagacaaaaccaCCAACAAGACTACAGACCCTCAGACAAATGCCTTACCTCCAAACACCACGTCCACCACAGTGAATCCTACCACCAAAG CCACTCCACCATCAACTCCGCAGTGTGAGTATCAGT